The following proteins come from a genomic window of Solwaraspora sp. WMMA2065:
- a CDS encoding 1,4-dihydroxy-6-naphthoate synthase → MTLRLAFSPCPNDTFVFHALVHGLVPDAPPVTVRYADVDVTNSAAERGEFDLVKVSFAALPWLLPDYHLLPCGGALGRGCGPLLLTGGRAGVVPAGRTAGGGTAEEGRWSAGDLTGATVAVPGERTTAYLLFRLWSADRPPARIEVVPFHEIMPGVATGRYDAGLVIHEARFTYQRYGLTALVDLGAWWESDTGLPIPLGAILARRGVVDPAQAAGWVRESVRLAWADPGASRDYVLAHAQEMEPDVVDRHIGLYVNDFTADLGADGYAAVAALLDRAAAHGLTPPMAGLLAPPPGDQLRQR, encoded by the coding sequence TGGCATTCTCCCCCTGCCCCAACGACACGTTCGTCTTCCACGCCCTGGTGCACGGGCTGGTACCGGACGCCCCGCCGGTCACCGTCCGGTACGCCGACGTGGACGTCACCAACTCCGCCGCCGAACGCGGCGAGTTCGACCTGGTCAAGGTCAGCTTCGCCGCGTTGCCCTGGCTGCTGCCCGACTACCATCTGCTGCCCTGTGGGGGTGCGTTGGGCCGAGGCTGCGGCCCACTGCTGCTGACCGGTGGCAGGGCCGGCGTCGTACCGGCTGGCCGCACGGCTGGCGGTGGTACGGCCGAGGAGGGCCGCTGGTCAGCCGGCGACCTGACCGGGGCGACCGTCGCCGTACCCGGCGAGCGGACCACCGCGTACCTGCTGTTCCGGCTCTGGTCGGCAGACCGGCCGCCGGCCCGGATCGAGGTCGTGCCGTTCCACGAGATCATGCCCGGCGTCGCCACCGGCCGGTACGACGCCGGGCTGGTGATCCACGAGGCGCGGTTCACGTACCAGCGGTACGGGCTCACCGCGCTGGTCGACCTAGGGGCATGGTGGGAGTCCGACACCGGCCTGCCGATCCCGTTGGGCGCGATCCTGGCCCGACGGGGCGTGGTCGACCCGGCGCAGGCGGCCGGCTGGGTACGCGAGTCGGTCCGACTGGCCTGGGCCGATCCGGGCGCTTCCCGCGACTACGTGCTGGCGCACGCTCAGGAAATGGAGCCGGACGTGGTGGACCGGCACATCGGGCTGTACGTCAACGACTTCACCGCCGACCTCGGTGCCGACGGGTACGCGGCGGTCGCCGCGCTGCTGGACCGGGCAGCGGCGCACGGGCTCACCCCACCGATGGCAGGGTTGCTCGCGCCGCCGCCCGGCGACCAGCTACGGCAGCGGTAG